GGCCTGCATGAACAGCGCCCAAATCGACAATTGCGCGCCCGGTTCGGCGAGTGCGATATTTTCCATCGTAACGTCCTTAAGATTTTCCGGGCGAAGCTGCCGGCTGGCCCCTGGCATCCCTTGTGATCGGTTCGCACGAAGCTACCGGACACCCCAAACCGTGCCTTTCCCGGCCTTTTCGGGGCAAATATTGGTGAAAGGAAGGCGCTGGATAGCGTCAATCTTCACCACTCTCTTCATGAACCGTTATGGTTAACGATGGGTTAGTATATAAGGCGCGGCGCATTGCCGCGCCCCAGGGGCAGTTGTCCGGCCTATCCGCCTGTTCAGCTGTCGGAAACCGCCTTGGGCATGAAGGCCGCGACCCATTCCCTGGGAAAGCGCCTCGGGCGGCCGTTCTCGCCGATGATCGCCGCCTCGACCTTGGCCTCGACCAGCACCTCGTCGCCGCGTTTGAGTTGCTGCGCCATGAAGATGCGCGCGCCGGAAATGGCCTCCGTGCGGGTGTCGATGGTCAGAATGTCGTCGATGCGGGCAGGGATGCGGAAATCGATCTCCATGCGGCGCACCACCCACACGATCTTCTCGCCATGCTTGCCGTCGGCAAGTTCCGTGTGATGCACGCCGGTGAGCCTGAGATAATCGGAGCGGCCACGCTCGAGGAATTCGAGATAGCGTGCGTGGTAGACGACACCGGAGAAATCGGTGTCGGCGTAATAGACCCGCGCCAGCAGCCGGTGGCCGAATGCCGTCAGCGCACCGGAAAGGCCGGCCAGCAGCGCCACCGATTCACCATGATCGCCCATTGCGCTTCCTTTTTCAGTCGCGGCAAGGCACCTGCTCCGCGCGCGACATGGCATCGGATTGCACTGTTGAGGGCGATGATCAAGACTTTGATACCGCACTGCTCGTGGATACCGCACTGCTCGTGCTGCTGGCCTTGGCCTCGCCGAGCCACGCGGCGACCCTCTCGATGAAGCGCGGCCTCAATCTCGACCTGTGGGTTCCCTGGCCCGGCGAGGGCCAGTGAGGCGACGCCAGTTCGATTCCGTGCTTGGCATCAGCAACCTCTAATTATATCTTCAATCCAGGCAACACATTCGTTCAAGGCTGACGTCTTGACGTGATGGCACGAGGCTCTCGGATCGACCTGTCGCGATAGTTCGGAGCCGTCGTGTTCAAGAAGAGGTGCCCGTCATGACTGTAACGCTGTGGATGGCCGTCTCGCTTAACGGGATGGCCGCGCGCGAGGATCAATCAGAAGACTTCCTGTCGAAGACTGATTGGGAGATGTTTCTCGAGCTCGCTGGCGCCTGTGATGGCATCATTTGGGGCCGCGTAACACACCAGCTTTTCGAACAATCCGTACGCCGTCAGTTTGCGGAACTGCCATTGGTGGTCGTGACGCGGGATAGCATGTTCGCCACCCAGCCGGGTTCGATCCGCGCATCGTCGCCGCAGGAAGCGGTTGCATTTCTCATGCGATCCGGGTCGAACAGAATTTTGCTCGCTGGTGGTTCGCAGCCTAACGCCGCATTCGCTCAGGAGGGGCTAATCGACGAAGTGATCTTGGCAATCGAACCTGTCGTCATTGCGAAAGGGATTCCGATGGTAGCGCCGAACGCATCGGATCTTCGTTTGAGTCTCTTGGGAGTAGACGACAGGCGTAGTCCAACGCTGCGCCTGCACTACCGTGTCTTAAAAAGCTAATTCGATATCGTCCGTTTCATCTTGCCAAGCACGAATGGCCTTATGACTGGGGAAGTCTCATCGATAGGAGTTGAGGGAGCGATCAGCGTCTGACAGGCGCCAGTCTAAAACGCGTCGGTGCGAACGGATTCATGCGACGCGCGTTAGATTCTTTGTTTTTATGCATGTCGTTTTCCCAAAACCGGAGGTCACTTTTGGGCGACATGCATTAAGGAACGTCAACCGAGATCGATCTGCAGGATTTCCGGCCGCACGCCGAACCGGACCGGTAATATGCTGAAGCCGAGTCCGCCCGAGACGATCAGGTTGCGGTCGTTCTCGACGACATGGCCGTAGGCATAGCGGTTGCCGAAATCTGACGGC
The genomic region above belongs to Mesorhizobium sp. B4-1-4 and contains:
- the ybgC gene encoding tol-pal system-associated acyl-CoA thioesterase, whose protein sequence is MGDHGESVALLAGLSGALTAFGHRLLARVYYADTDFSGVVYHARYLEFLERGRSDYLRLTGVHHTELADGKHGEKIVWVVRRMEIDFRIPARIDDILTIDTRTEAISGARIFMAQQLKRGDEVLVEAKVEAAIIGENGRPRRFPREWVAAFMPKAVSDS
- a CDS encoding dihydrofolate reductase family protein — encoded protein: MTVTLWMAVSLNGMAAREDQSEDFLSKTDWEMFLELAGACDGIIWGRVTHQLFEQSVRRQFAELPLVVVTRDSMFATQPGSIRASSPQEAVAFLMRSGSNRILLAGGSQPNAAFAQEGLIDEVILAIEPVVIAKGIPMVAPNASDLRLSLLGVDDRRSPTLRLHYRVLKS